A genome region from Pseudomonas pergaminensis includes the following:
- a CDS encoding nucleobase:cation symporter-2 family protein has translation MTELAEPQIPAAPAMVRLPLLQLILVGLQHVLLMYGGAVAVPLIIGQAAGLSREEIAFLINADLLVAGIATMVQSFGIGPVGIRMPVMMGASFAAVGSMVAMAGMPGIGLQGIFGATIAAGFFGMLIAPFMSKVVRFFPPLVTGTVITAIGLSLFPVAVNWAGGGSAAATFGSPIYLAIAALVLATILLINRFMRGFWVNISVLIGMGLGYALCGALGMVDLSGLAMAPWVQVVTPLHFGMPKFELAPILSMCLVVVIIFVESTGMFLALGKITGQDVTPKMLRRGLLCDAGASFFAGFFNTFTHSSFAQNIGLVQMTGVRCRSVTIMAGVFLIVLSLLPKAAYLVASIPPAVLGGAAIAMFGMVAATGIKILQEADIADRRNQLLVAVSIGMGLIPVVRPEFFAQLPLWMSPITHSGIAMATLSALSLNILFNILGGAERPEVAHTH, from the coding sequence ATGACCGAGTTAGCCGAACCGCAGATTCCTGCCGCGCCCGCCATGGTGCGGCTGCCCCTCTTGCAACTGATTCTGGTAGGCCTGCAACACGTCTTGCTGATGTACGGCGGCGCCGTCGCCGTGCCCCTGATTATTGGCCAAGCCGCCGGCCTGAGCCGTGAAGAAATCGCCTTCCTGATCAACGCCGACCTGCTGGTGGCCGGGATCGCCACCATGGTGCAGTCGTTTGGCATCGGCCCGGTGGGCATTCGCATGCCGGTGATGATGGGCGCCAGTTTTGCCGCCGTCGGCAGCATGGTCGCCATGGCCGGCATGCCCGGCATCGGCTTGCAGGGGATCTTCGGCGCAACCATCGCCGCCGGGTTCTTCGGCATGCTGATCGCGCCGTTCATGTCCAAGGTCGTACGCTTTTTCCCACCACTGGTGACCGGCACGGTGATCACCGCGATCGGCCTGTCGCTGTTTCCGGTGGCCGTGAACTGGGCCGGGGGCGGCAGTGCCGCCGCCACATTTGGCTCGCCGATCTACCTGGCGATTGCCGCACTGGTACTGGCCACCATCCTACTGATCAACCGCTTCATGCGCGGTTTCTGGGTGAATATCTCGGTGCTGATCGGCATGGGCCTGGGCTACGCCTTGTGCGGTGCGCTCGGCATGGTCGACCTCAGCGGCCTGGCGATGGCGCCGTGGGTGCAAGTGGTGACGCCGCTGCACTTCGGCATGCCCAAGTTCGAGTTGGCGCCGATCCTGTCGATGTGCCTGGTGGTAGTGATCATCTTTGTCGAATCCACCGGGATGTTTCTCGCGCTGGGCAAGATCACCGGCCAGGATGTCACGCCGAAGATGCTGCGCCGTGGCCTGTTGTGTGATGCCGGTGCGTCATTCTTTGCCGGCTTCTTCAACACCTTCACCCACTCTTCCTTCGCGCAGAACATCGGCCTGGTGCAGATGACCGGCGTGCGTTGCCGTTCGGTGACGATCATGGCCGGGGTCTTCCTGATTGTGCTGAGCCTGTTGCCCAAGGCCGCCTACCTCGTGGCATCGATTCCACCGGCGGTGCTGGGCGGCGCGGCCATCGCCATGTTCGGCATGGTGGCGGCGACCGGGATCAAGATCCTGCAGGAAGCCGACATCGCCGACCGTCGCAACCAGTTGCTGGTGGCGGTGAGTATCGGCATGGGCCTGATCCCCGTGGTGCGCCCGGAGTTCTTCGCGCAGCTACCGCTGTGGATGAGCCCGATTACCCACAGTGGCATCGCCATGGCCACGCTCAGCGCGTTGTCGCTGAATATCCTGTTCAACATTCTCGGTGGCGCTGAACGCCCTGAAGTCGCTCATACGCATTGA
- the alc gene encoding allantoicase: MKAYAVPFEKFVNLADARLGTKIISVTDDWFADANRLFQPTPAVWKEGVFDDNGKWMDGWESRRKRFEGYDSAVIRLGVPGSIKGVDIDTSFFTGNYPPSASLEACFLASGEPDENTQWVEVLSAVELQGNSHHYHEINNDQAFSHLRFNIYPDGGVARLRVYGVPFRDWSSVGDNEQVDLAAALNGGRALACSDEHFGRMSNILNPGRGINMGDGWETARRRTPGNDWVIVALGHPGEIEKIIVDTLHFKGNYPDTCSIQGAFVKGGTDSQIETQSLFWRELLPAQKLEMHAEHTFAEQIKALGPITHIRLNVFPDGGVSRLRVLGKVAK; this comes from the coding sequence ATGAAAGCTTACGCCGTACCTTTCGAAAAGTTCGTCAACCTGGCCGACGCCCGCCTGGGCACCAAGATCATCTCCGTCACCGATGACTGGTTCGCCGACGCCAACCGCCTGTTCCAGCCGACTCCGGCCGTGTGGAAGGAGGGCGTTTTCGATGACAACGGCAAGTGGATGGACGGCTGGGAGTCGCGCCGCAAGCGCTTCGAAGGCTACGACAGCGCGGTGATCCGCCTGGGCGTGCCGGGTTCGATCAAGGGCGTGGACATCGACACTTCATTCTTCACCGGCAACTACCCGCCGTCGGCGTCCCTGGAAGCCTGCTTCCTGGCCTCGGGCGAGCCTGACGAAAACACCCAGTGGGTGGAAGTGCTGTCGGCCGTCGAGCTGCAGGGCAACAGCCACCACTACCACGAGATCAACAACGACCAGGCATTCAGCCACCTGCGCTTCAACATCTACCCGGATGGCGGCGTGGCGCGTCTGCGTGTGTACGGCGTGCCGTTCCGCGACTGGTCTTCGGTGGGCGACAACGAACAGGTCGACCTGGCTGCTGCCTTGAATGGTGGCCGCGCGCTGGCGTGCTCCGACGAGCACTTCGGCCGCATGAGCAACATCCTCAACCCGGGCCGTGGCATCAACATGGGCGACGGCTGGGAAACCGCACGTCGTCGCACGCCAGGCAATGACTGGGTGATTGTCGCCCTGGGCCACCCAGGCGAGATCGAGAAGATCATCGTCGATACCCTGCACTTCAAGGGCAACTACCCGGACACCTGCTCGATCCAGGGCGCGTTCGTGAAGGGCGGCACCGACAGCCAGATCGAAACCCAATCGCTGTTCTGGCGCGAACTGCTGCCGGCGCAGAAGCTGGAAATGCACGCTGAACACACGTTCGCCGAGCAGATCAAGGCGCTGGGCCCGATTACCCACATCCGCCTGAACGTGTTCCCGGATGGTGGCGTGAGCCGCCTGCGCGTATTGGGCAAGGTAGCTAAGTAA
- the minC gene encoding septum site-determining protein MinC, which translates to MSQTEPLDQDPVFQLKGSMLAITVLELARNDLEALDRQLAAKVALAPNFFNNAPLVLALDKLPAGQGSIDLPGLMRVCRSHGLRTLAIRASRIEDIAAAIAIELPVLPPSGARERPLEPLVGEEKKKPEKPPEPAIKPTKIITSPVRGGQQIYAQGGDLVVISSVSPGAELLADGNIHVYGPMRGRALAGIKGDTKARIFCQQLTAELVSIAGQYKVSEDLRRDPLWGASVQVNLSGDVLNIIRL; encoded by the coding sequence ATGAGCCAAACCGAACCGCTAGACCAAGATCCCGTGTTCCAGCTGAAAGGCAGCATGCTCGCCATCACCGTGCTGGAACTCGCCCGTAATGACCTCGAGGCCCTGGACCGCCAGCTGGCCGCCAAGGTCGCCCTGGCGCCGAATTTCTTCAACAATGCCCCGCTGGTGCTGGCCCTGGACAAACTGCCCGCCGGCCAGGGCAGCATCGATCTGCCTGGCCTGATGCGTGTGTGTCGCTCCCATGGGCTGCGCACCCTCGCGATTCGCGCCAGCCGTATCGAGGACATTGCCGCCGCCATCGCCATTGAACTGCCAGTACTGCCACCGTCCGGCGCGCGCGAGCGTCCGCTTGAACCATTGGTCGGTGAAGAGAAGAAAAAACCGGAAAAACCACCCGAGCCTGCGATCAAGCCTACAAAGATCATCACCTCGCCCGTACGCGGCGGGCAGCAAATTTACGCCCAGGGTGGCGACCTTGTGGTGATCTCCTCGGTCAGTCCGGGGGCGGAACTTCTGGCCGATGGCAACATCCATGTATACGGCCCGATGCGCGGACGTGCCCTCGCCGGCATCAAGGGAGATACCAAGGCCCGTATTTTTTGCCAGCAGTTGACCGCTGAGCTAGTGTCCATCGCAGGCCAGTACAAGGTTTCAGAAGATTTGCGCCGTGATCCGCTGTGGGGGGCTTCGGTGCAGGTCAACCTGTCGGGCGATGTGTTGAACATCATCCGTCTTTAA
- a CDS encoding outer membrane protein OmpK: MKPMFKGLMLAGSLLAGGQAVAGDLLQWQNNSLTYLWGKSFTVNPQIQQTVTFEHADAWKYGDNFFFLDRIFYNGKEDGNVGPNTYYGEFSPRLSFGKILDKDLSFGPIKDVLLALTYEFGEGDNESYLVGPGFDLNIPGFDYFQLNFYQRQTEGNRPGDGVWQITPVWSYTIPVGNSNILIDGFMDWVVDNDTNARGTYHANLHFNPQVKYDLGKALHWGDKQLYVGFEYDYWKNKYGIEDSGAFKTNQDTASFLVKYHF, from the coding sequence ATGAAACCTATGTTCAAAGGCCTGATGCTGGCGGGATCCCTGCTGGCCGGTGGCCAAGCCGTGGCCGGTGACCTGTTGCAGTGGCAGAACAACAGCCTGACTTACTTGTGGGGCAAGAGCTTTACCGTCAACCCGCAGATCCAGCAAACCGTCACGTTCGAACATGCCGATGCCTGGAAGTACGGCGACAACTTCTTCTTCCTCGACCGCATCTTTTATAACGGCAAGGAAGACGGCAATGTGGGCCCGAATACTTACTACGGCGAGTTCAGCCCACGTTTGTCGTTCGGCAAGATTCTGGACAAGGACCTGTCATTCGGCCCGATCAAGGATGTATTGCTGGCACTCACTTACGAGTTCGGCGAAGGCGATAACGAGTCGTACCTGGTGGGCCCTGGTTTTGACTTGAACATCCCCGGTTTCGATTACTTCCAGTTGAACTTCTACCAGCGCCAGACCGAAGGCAATCGCCCGGGTGACGGTGTTTGGCAGATCACCCCGGTGTGGTCGTACACAATCCCGGTGGGCAACTCGAATATCCTGATCGACGGCTTTATGGACTGGGTAGTCGACAATGATACGAACGCCCGTGGTACTTACCACGCCAACCTGCACTTCAACCCACAAGTCAAATACGACCTGGGCAAAGCGCTGCATTGGGGCGACAAGCAGTTGTATGTGGGTTTTGAATACGACTACTGGAAGAACAAGTACGGGATTGAAGATTCGGGTGCATTCAAGACAAACCAGGACACCGCTAGTTTCCTGGTCAAGTACCACTTCTGA
- the uraH gene encoding hydroxyisourate hydrolase: MGRLTTHVLDAAHGCPGSAIKVELYRVEGAQLERVATALTNSDGRCDAPLLQGDDYRSGVYQLQFSAGDYYRARGVQLPEPAFLDVVVLRFGISAEQDHYHVPLLISPYSYSTYRGS, encoded by the coding sequence ATGGGACGCTTGACCACACACGTATTGGACGCCGCGCACGGCTGCCCCGGCAGCGCGATCAAGGTTGAACTGTACCGCGTCGAAGGCGCGCAACTGGAACGGGTTGCCACCGCCCTGACCAACAGCGACGGTCGTTGCGACGCGCCGCTGCTGCAAGGTGATGACTATCGCAGCGGCGTGTACCAACTGCAATTCAGCGCCGGCGACTATTACCGCGCGCGTGGTGTGCAACTGCCAGAGCCGGCCTTCCTGGATGTAGTGGTGCTGCGCTTTGGCATCAGCGCCGAGCAGGATCATTACCATGTTCCCCTCCTGATTTCGCCTTACAGCTACTCCACCTATCGCGGTAGCTGA
- a CDS encoding urate hydroxylase PuuD: MEAHLMEWLNLSVRWVHMITGVAWIGASFYFVWLENNLNRVNPKSGLAGDLWAIHGGGIYHLEKYKLAPPTMPDNLHWFKWEAYFTWMSGIALLCVVFYWNPTLYLLAPGSSLSGPEGVLLGIGSLFAGWFIYSFLCDSALGKRPALLGFILFVLLIAAAYGFSKVFSGRGAYLHVGAVIGTIMVGNVFRIIMPAQRALVAAIAENRTPDPALPAKGLLRSRHNNYFTLPVLFIMISNHFPSTYGSQYNWLILAGIAVAAVLVRHYFNTRHNSQKYAWTLPVGALAMICLAYVTGPKPVSTSPEVAKAPAAIEYQPLPETAVGGGLKPAAPAAPAAPAAPAAEPAPAQATTDFGQVHSVIEQRCTVCHSAKPTSPLFSTAPAGVMFDTPAQIQQQAARIQAQAVASQIMPLGNITQMTQQERDLIGTWINQGARTN, from the coding sequence GTGGAAGCACATTTGATGGAATGGCTGAACCTGAGCGTGCGCTGGGTTCACATGATCACGGGCGTCGCGTGGATCGGCGCTTCTTTCTACTTCGTCTGGCTGGAAAACAACCTCAATCGCGTCAACCCCAAGAGCGGCCTGGCCGGTGACTTGTGGGCGATCCACGGTGGCGGTATCTACCACCTGGAAAAATACAAACTGGCCCCTCCGACCATGCCGGACAACCTGCACTGGTTCAAATGGGAAGCCTATTTCACCTGGATGTCCGGCATCGCGCTGCTGTGCGTAGTGTTTTACTGGAACCCCACGTTGTACCTGCTGGCCCCTGGCAGCAGCCTCAGTGGTCCGGAAGGCGTATTGCTGGGCATTGGCTCATTGTTCGCCGGCTGGTTCATCTACTCCTTCCTCTGCGATTCGGCCCTGGGCAAGCGCCCTGCCCTGCTCGGTTTCATCCTGTTCGTGCTGTTGATTGCCGCCGCGTACGGCTTCAGCAAAGTGTTCAGTGGCCGTGGCGCCTACCTGCACGTGGGTGCGGTGATCGGCACCATCATGGTGGGCAACGTGTTCCGCATCATCATGCCGGCGCAACGTGCACTGGTCGCGGCGATCGCCGAGAACCGCACACCAGACCCGGCGCTGCCGGCCAAAGGCCTGCTGCGTTCACGGCACAACAACTACTTCACCTTGCCGGTGCTGTTCATCATGATCAGCAACCACTTCCCGAGCACCTACGGCAGCCAATACAACTGGCTGATCCTGGCCGGTATCGCGGTGGCGGCGGTGTTGGTGCGGCACTACTTCAACACCCGGCATAACAGCCAGAAGTATGCGTGGACGTTGCCGGTAGGCGCGCTGGCGATGATTTGCCTAGCGTATGTGACCGGGCCAAAACCGGTATCGACTTCGCCAGAAGTGGCCAAGGCACCCGCGGCAATCGAGTATCAGCCATTGCCGGAAACCGCAGTGGGTGGTGGCCTGAAACCTGCTGCACCTGCTGCACCGGCTGCTCCGGCTGCTCCGGCGGCCGAACCGGCACCGGCCCAGGCCACCACCGATTTCGGCCAGGTCCACAGCGTGATCGAACAGCGTTGCACCGTGTGCCATTCGGCCAAGCCCACCAGCCCACTGTTCAGCACCGCGCCGGCTGGGGTGATGTTTGACACCCCGGCACAGATCCAGCAGCAGGCCGCGCGTATTCAAGCGCAGGCCGTGGCGAGCCAGATCATGCCGTTGGGCAACATCACCCAGATGACCCAGCAGGAACGGGACTTGATTGGCACCTGGATCAATCAGGGGGCCCGTACCAACTGA
- the minD gene encoding septum site-determining protein MinD: MAKILVVTSGKGGVGKTTTSAAIGTGLALRGHKTVIVDFDVGLRNLDLIMGCERRVVYDFVNVVNGEANLQQALIKDKRLENLYVLAASQTRDKDALTKEGVGKVLAELKETFEYVVCDSPAGIETGAHLAMYFADEAIVVTNPEVSSVRDSDRMLGLLASKSKRAEEGQDPIKEHLLLTRYNPERVSNGEMLGVEDVKEILAVTLLGVIPESQAVLKASNQGVPVILDDQSDAGQAYSDAVDRLLGKTVEHRFLDVKKKGFFERIFGGN, translated from the coding sequence TTGGCCAAGATTCTCGTGGTTACATCCGGCAAGGGTGGTGTGGGTAAGACCACCACCAGCGCCGCTATCGGTACCGGTCTCGCTCTGCGCGGCCACAAGACAGTTATCGTCGACTTCGACGTCGGCTTGCGTAACCTCGACCTGATCATGGGCTGCGAGCGCCGCGTGGTGTATGACTTCGTCAACGTGGTCAACGGTGAAGCCAACCTGCAACAGGCCCTGATCAAGGACAAGCGCCTTGAGAACCTGTACGTGCTGGCCGCGAGCCAGACCCGTGACAAAGACGCGCTGACCAAAGAAGGCGTAGGCAAAGTCCTCGCCGAGCTGAAGGAAACCTTCGAATACGTGGTCTGCGACTCGCCGGCCGGTATCGAGACCGGTGCTCACCTGGCAATGTACTTCGCCGATGAAGCCATCGTGGTCACCAACCCGGAAGTGTCCTCCGTACGTGACTCGGACCGCATGCTCGGCCTGCTGGCCAGCAAATCCAAGCGCGCCGAGGAAGGCCAGGACCCGATCAAGGAGCACCTGCTGCTCACCCGCTACAACCCTGAGCGCGTCAGCAACGGCGAAATGCTGGGCGTTGAAGACGTGAAGGAAATCCTCGCCGTGACCCTGCTGGGTGTGATCCCGGAATCCCAGGCCGTCCTGAAGGCTTCCAACCAGGGTGTTCCAGTGATTCTTGACGACCAGAGCGACGCCGGCCAGGCGTACAGCGATGCCGTTGATCGCTTGCTGGGCAAGACCGTGGAACATCGCTTCCTCGATGTTAAGAAGAAGGGATTCTTCGAGCGTATCTTTGGAGGCAACTAA
- the uraD gene encoding 2-oxo-4-hydroxy-4-carboxy-5-ureidoimidazoline decarboxylase, whose translation MTAFHTLKPSTLSRDAFVAAFADIYEHSPWVAEKAFDLGQDTSIDQIETLHQRMSDILLSADHASQLMLVVAHPDLAGKAAVQGQLTEASTNEQAGAGIHQCTAEEFSRFTELNDAYKAKFKFPFIMAVKGSNRHQILAAFETRIHNSVDTEFKCALDEINKIALFRLLTL comes from the coding sequence ATGACTGCGTTCCACACCTTGAAACCCTCGACCCTGAGCCGCGATGCATTCGTCGCAGCCTTCGCCGACATCTACGAACATTCGCCATGGGTGGCCGAAAAGGCCTTCGACCTGGGCCAGGACACTTCGATCGACCAGATCGAAACCCTGCACCAGCGCATGAGCGACATCCTGTTGAGCGCCGATCATGCCAGCCAGCTTATGCTGGTAGTCGCTCACCCGGACCTGGCCGGCAAAGCCGCCGTCCAGGGGCAACTCACCGAAGCCAGCACCAATGAACAGGCTGGCGCCGGTATTCACCAATGCACGGCCGAAGAGTTCTCGCGCTTCACCGAGCTGAACGATGCCTACAAGGCCAAGTTCAAGTTTCCCTTCATCATGGCGGTAAAAGGCAGCAACCGGCACCAGATCCTCGCCGCGTTCGAAACGCGCATCCACAACTCGGTGGACACTGAGTTCAAGTGCGCGCTGGACGAGATCAACAAGATCGCGTTGTTCCGCTTACTGACCCTCTAA
- the puuE gene encoding allantoinase PuuE → MSADYPRDLIGYGSNPPHPHWPGKARIALSFVLNYEEGGERNILHGDKESEAFLSEMVSAQPLQGERNMSMESLYEYGSRAGVWRILKLFKEFDIPLTIFAVAMAAQRHPDVIRAMVAAGHEICSHGYRWIDYQYMDEAQEREHMLEAIRILTELTGERPLGWYTGRTGPNTRRLVMEEGGFLYDCDTYDDDLPYWEPNNPTGKPHLVIPYTLDTNDMRFTQVQGFNKGDDFFEYLKDAFDVLYAEGAEAPKMLSIGLHCRLIGRPARLASLKRFIEYAKGHEQVWFTRRVDIARHWHETHPYTGAAK, encoded by the coding sequence GTGAGCGCTGACTACCCACGCGACCTGATCGGTTACGGCAGTAACCCTCCTCACCCCCACTGGCCGGGCAAGGCGCGCATTGCGCTGTCTTTCGTACTCAACTACGAAGAAGGCGGCGAGCGCAATATCCTCCACGGCGACAAAGAGTCCGAAGCCTTCCTGTCGGAAATGGTCTCGGCCCAGCCGCTGCAGGGCGAGCGCAACATGAGCATGGAGTCGCTGTACGAATACGGCAGCCGTGCCGGCGTGTGGCGCATCCTCAAACTGTTCAAGGAATTCGATATCCCGCTGACCATCTTCGCCGTGGCCATGGCCGCCCAGCGCCACCCGGATGTGATCCGCGCGATGGTCGCCGCCGGCCACGAGATCTGCAGCCACGGCTACCGCTGGATCGACTACCAATACATGGACGAGGCCCAGGAGCGCGAGCACATGCTCGAAGCCATCCGCATCCTCACCGAACTGACCGGCGAACGCCCGCTGGGCTGGTACACCGGGCGCACCGGCCCCAATACGCGGCGGCTGGTGATGGAGGAAGGTGGCTTTCTCTACGACTGCGACACCTACGACGATGACCTGCCCTACTGGGAACCCAATAACCCCACCGGCAAGCCGCACCTGGTGATCCCCTACACCCTGGACACCAACGACATGCGCTTTACCCAGGTGCAGGGTTTCAACAAGGGTGATGACTTTTTCGAGTACCTCAAGGACGCGTTCGACGTGCTCTACGCCGAAGGCGCCGAGGCGCCGAAAATGCTTTCCATCGGCCTGCATTGCCGCCTGATCGGCCGCCCGGCGCGCCTGGCGTCGTTGAAGCGTTTTATCGAATACGCAAAAGGTCATGAACAGGTGTGGTTCACCCGCCGCGTCGACATCGCCCGTCACTGGCACGAAACCCACCCGTACACGGGAGCCGCGAAATGA
- a CDS encoding ureidoglycolate lyase, translating to MRTLMIEPLTKEAFAPFGDVIETDGSDHFMINNGSTMRFHKLATVETAKPEDNAIISIFRADAQDMPLTVCMLERHPLGSQAFIPLLGNPFLIVVAPLGDAPVSGLVRAFVTNGRQGINYHRGVWHHPVLTIEKRDDFLVVDRSGTGNNCDEHFFKEDERLILAPHQ from the coding sequence ATGCGCACACTGATGATCGAACCCCTGACCAAAGAAGCCTTCGCCCCTTTCGGAGACGTTATCGAAACCGACGGCAGCGATCACTTCATGATCAACAACGGGTCGACCATGCGCTTCCACAAACTGGCAACGGTGGAAACCGCCAAGCCAGAGGACAACGCCATCATCAGCATCTTCCGCGCCGACGCGCAGGACATGCCGCTGACCGTGTGCATGCTGGAACGACACCCGCTGGGCAGCCAGGCTTTCATTCCGCTGCTCGGCAACCCCTTTCTGATCGTGGTCGCGCCACTTGGCGATGCACCTGTATCGGGCTTGGTCCGCGCCTTCGTCACCAACGGCAGGCAGGGCATTAATTACCATCGCGGCGTCTGGCACCACCCGGTGCTGACGATCGAAAAGCGGGATGACTTCCTGGTGGTTGATCGCAGTGGCACAGGCAATAACTGCGATGAGCATTTTTTCAAAGAGGATGAGCGGTTGATCCTCGCCCCCCACCAATAA
- a CDS encoding lipid A biosynthesis lauroyl acyltransferase, which produces MDRPRFRAVFFHPRFWLLWLGLGLLWLVTQLPYRALLAIGRLLGAGMYRVAGERRRIAARNLELCFPEKSAKERKHLLKENFASTGIAFFEMAMSWWWSRQRLARLAHVEGLEHLKQAQLDGKGVILMALHFTTLEIGAALLGQKHTIDGMYREHGNPLFDYIQRRGRERHNLDSLAVEREDVRGMLKLLRAGRAIWYAPDQDYGAKQSIFVPLFGIQAATVTATSKFARLGKALVVPFTQERLADGSGYRLVIHPPLTDFPGESDEVDCLRINQWVEASVRECPEQYLWTHRRFKSRPPGEAKLYEKRR; this is translated from the coding sequence ATGGATCGCCCGCGTTTTCGAGCTGTATTTTTTCACCCGCGTTTTTGGCTGTTATGGCTGGGACTCGGCCTGCTGTGGCTGGTCACCCAACTGCCGTACCGTGCGCTGCTGGCGATTGGTCGCCTGCTGGGTGCGGGTATGTACCGCGTGGCCGGCGAACGTCGCCGCATCGCTGCGCGAAACCTGGAACTGTGCTTCCCGGAAAAATCCGCCAAAGAGCGTAAACATTTGCTCAAGGAAAACTTTGCCTCCACCGGCATCGCGTTCTTTGAAATGGCCATGAGCTGGTGGTGGTCGCGCCAGCGCCTGGCGCGCCTGGCCCACGTCGAAGGCCTGGAACACCTCAAGCAGGCCCAGCTGGATGGCAAGGGCGTGATCCTCATGGCCCTGCACTTCACCACCCTGGAAATCGGCGCAGCGCTGCTGGGGCAGAAGCACACCATTGATGGCATGTACCGCGAGCACGGCAACCCGTTGTTCGACTATATCCAGCGCCGTGGCCGCGAGCGTCATAACCTCGATTCCCTGGCCGTGGAGCGCGAAGACGTGCGTGGCATGCTCAAGCTGCTGCGCGCCGGTCGCGCCATCTGGTACGCACCGGACCAGGACTACGGCGCCAAGCAAAGCATCTTCGTGCCGCTGTTCGGCATCCAGGCCGCCACCGTGACCGCCACCAGCAAGTTCGCCCGCCTGGGCAAGGCGCTGGTGGTGCCGTTCACCCAGGAGCGCCTGGCCGACGGCAGCGGCTACCGCCTGGTGATCCACCCGCCGTTGACCGACTTCCCCGGCGAGAGCGATGAAGTCGACTGCCTGCGCATCAACCAGTGGGTCGAAGCCTCGGTACGTGAATGCCCCGAGCAATACCTGTGGACCCATCGCCGCTTCAAGAGCCGGCCGCCGGGTGAAGCCAAGCTGTACGAAAAACGCCGCTGA
- a CDS encoding patatin-like phospholipase family protein, translated as MRPAEPVTGLILSGGGARAAYQVGVLAAIAELLPPGSPNPFPVIVGTSAGAINAVTLASGAMDFTAAIQRLTAFWQGFRSHLVLRSDWPGVIRQAGRFFIHSLLGIGAQVPVALLNSSPLRELLQERLNLEGIDEAIRHKHLHAVAVTAFGYESGQAVTFYQGGGTIDAWLRHRRIGVPTQLTVEHLLASSAIPLLFAPVKLDQEYFGDGAVRQSAPISPALHLGASRVLVVGVSGNPRGNEPATQRTYTGQEPTLAQIGGHMLNSTFIDSLESDIELLERLNQYSHAAPGVAAVEVLVIAPSQPIDEIAARHRQELPAALRMFLRGPGATKTSGAGVLSYLLFEAGYCSELIELGRRDALAKREELSRFLGLTPNL; from the coding sequence ATGCGCCCAGCTGAACCGGTTACTGGCTTGATTCTTTCCGGCGGTGGGGCGCGAGCGGCGTATCAGGTAGGGGTATTGGCGGCCATTGCCGAGTTGTTGCCGCCAGGGTCGCCGAACCCTTTCCCGGTGATCGTCGGCACCTCGGCCGGCGCGATCAACGCAGTAACCCTGGCCAGTGGTGCCATGGACTTCACCGCCGCCATCCAACGCCTGACCGCGTTCTGGCAGGGCTTTCGCAGCCATCTGGTGCTGCGCAGCGATTGGCCGGGGGTGATTCGTCAGGCGGGCCGCTTTTTCATCCACAGCCTGCTGGGCATTGGTGCCCAAGTGCCGGTGGCACTGCTGAACAGCTCGCCGTTGCGCGAATTGTTGCAAGAGCGCTTGAACCTTGAGGGCATCGACGAGGCTATCCGCCACAAGCACCTGCACGCCGTTGCGGTGACGGCCTTCGGTTACGAGTCCGGGCAAGCGGTAACTTTCTACCAGGGCGGCGGCACCATCGACGCCTGGTTACGCCACCGCCGCATCGGCGTGCCGACCCAACTGACGGTTGAGCACCTGCTGGCCAGTTCGGCGATTCCCTTACTGTTCGCCCCGGTGAAGCTCGACCAGGAGTATTTTGGCGATGGCGCCGTGCGGCAATCGGCACCGATCAGCCCGGCGTTGCACCTGGGCGCCAGCCGCGTGCTGGTGGTCGGCGTCAGTGGCAACCCGCGCGGCAATGAACCGGCGACGCAACGTACCTACACCGGCCAGGAGCCGACCCTGGCGCAGATCGGCGGGCACATGCTCAACAGCACGTTCATTGACAGCCTGGAAAGCGACATCGAATTGCTGGAACGCTTGAATCAGTACAGCCATGCCGCGCCTGGCGTGGCGGCGGTGGAGGTGCTGGTGATTGCACCGAGCCAACCCATCGATGAAATCGCGGCGCGGCATCGGCAGGAATTGCCGGCGGCATTGCGTATGTTTTTACGCGGGCCGGGAGCGACCAAGACCAGCGGGGCAGGGGTGTTGAGTTACTTGCTGTTCGAGGCGGGGTATTGCAGCGAATTGATTGAGTTGGGGCGGCGCGATGCGTTGGCCAAGCGTGAAGAGTTGTCGCGGTTCCTAGGCCTCACGCCGAACCTGTAG